The Polyangium mundeleinium genome contains the following window.
CAGCGCCCCGGCGCGACGGCCCCAAGAAGAGACCATCGACCCTCCTTCGCGTCTCCTCGGCGCATGCACGCGCCTCCTCTAGGCTGCGCCGCATGAATGCTTGGAAAAACGTGCCCGACGTCGGGATCGATGCGATGGCTTTGAGCGTGCCCCGCGGTTATGTCGACCTCGCCGAGCTTGCCGAAGCGCGCGGGGTCCCGCCGTCGAAGTACCTCAGTGGGCTCGGTACACGCCAGATGACCATCGCCGCGCCCGACGAGGACCCTGTGACCCTGGCTGTCAACGCGGCCCGCCGCCTCTTCGAACGATCCGGCGCGAACCCTGCGGAGATTGGCCTTTGCATCGTCGGCACCGAGACCGCCGTCGACCACTCGAAGCCGGTCGCCGCGTTCGTCCATGGCCTGCTCGGGCTGCCGAGCGCTTGCCGGATGTTCGAGGCCAAGCACGCTTGCTTTGGCGGCACTGCGGGGCTGCTCAGCGCTGTCGACTGGATCGCCTCCGGCTCGGCCCGTGGGCGCGCCGCCCTCGTCGTCTGCACGGACATTGCACGATATCCCCTTCGATCGGCCGGTGAGCCGACGCAGGGCGCGGGCGCCGTCGCCTTGCTCGTCCGGGAAAAGCCGCGGCTCCTCTCGCTCGAGGTGGGCCAGACCGGCACCTTTGCACGCGACGTGCACGATTTCTGGCGTCCGCTCCACCACAAAGAGGCCCTCGTCGATGGGCACTACTCGGTGCAATGTTACCTCGACGCCCTGGAAGGCGCTTACGATGCCTGGCGCCGCCTCGACGGCGCTGCGGACGAGCCGCTCGTGCGGACTTGTTATCACGTCCCTTATGGGAAAATGGCCCGCAAGGCCCACCGGCACCGCCGGATGCTGGAGGGCGCGACCGAGCAGGCCGCGGACGCGTCCTTCGGGGTGGAGGTGGAGCCCTCCCTCGACCTGCCGTCCCGGATCGGCAATGTCTACACGGGCTCGCTCTACCTCGCGCTCGCCTCCCTCCTGAACGCCCAAGCGCGGGAGATCGCCGGAAAGCGGATTGGGCTCTTCAGTTATGGATCCGGCTGCTGCGCGGAGTTTTTCGCTGGCAGGACGACCCCGGAGGCCGCCGCGCTCGTGGATCGACTGGACATCGACGGGCCGCTGCGCGACAGCCAGCGCATGACGGTCGCCGAGTACGAGCGCCTGCGCGCGGAGGATGCCGCTGCCGATCGCCGTACGGCGCCGGAGAGCGCGCGGCCGCGAGGCAAGGCGAACGAATGGGATCGCGCGGTGTATCTCGGGGTCGATTCGAACGAGCGGCGGGTGTACGCGTACGCTTGACGAGGCCCTGAACGCCCCACGCCGGCCTACCCGCCACCGGGGAATCCTCCCGTCGCGTATCTAGCCTGGCGAGGACAA
Protein-coding sequences here:
- a CDS encoding hydroxymethylglutaryl-CoA synthase family protein, whose amino-acid sequence is MNAWKNVPDVGIDAMALSVPRGYVDLAELAEARGVPPSKYLSGLGTRQMTIAAPDEDPVTLAVNAARRLFERSGANPAEIGLCIVGTETAVDHSKPVAAFVHGLLGLPSACRMFEAKHACFGGTAGLLSAVDWIASGSARGRAALVVCTDIARYPLRSAGEPTQGAGAVALLVREKPRLLSLEVGQTGTFARDVHDFWRPLHHKEALVDGHYSVQCYLDALEGAYDAWRRLDGAADEPLVRTCYHVPYGKMARKAHRHRRMLEGATEQAADASFGVEVEPSLDLPSRIGNVYTGSLYLALASLLNAQAREIAGKRIGLFSYGSGCCAEFFAGRTTPEAAALVDRLDIDGPLRDSQRMTVAEYERLRAEDAAADRRTAPESARPRGKANEWDRAVYLGVDSNERRVYAYA